The following proteins are co-located in the Streptococcus anginosus genome:
- the murD gene encoding UDP-N-acetylmuramoyl-L-alanine--D-glutamate ligase, producing MKHITNFANKKVLVLGLAKSGESAARLLDKLGAIVTVNDGKPFEENPAAQSLLEEGIKVVTGGHPLELLDEDFELMVKNPGIRYDNPMVKKALEKEIPVITEVELAYLISDAPIIGITGSNGKTTTTTMIAEVLTAGGQSGLLSGNIGFPASQVATTATQNDTLVMELSSFQLMGIETFHPEIAVITNLMPTHIDYHGSFENYVAAKWNIQKNMSKSDFLVLNFNQTLAKELAAKTQATVVPFSTTEKVDGAYLEGNMLTFRGEPVMAADELGVPGSHNVENALATIAVAKLRGIENQVIKETLAGFGGVKHRLQYVGEINHVKFYNDSKSTNILATQKALSGFDNSKVILIAGGLDRGNEFDELVPDIQGLKKMVILGESAVRVKRAADKAGVSYMDAADVKDATQKAFAEAQAGDIVLLSPANASWDMYPNFEVRGDEFIATFEELKG from the coding sequence ATGAAGCACATTACAAATTTTGCAAATAAGAAAGTTTTAGTTTTAGGCTTGGCCAAGTCTGGTGAATCCGCTGCTCGTTTACTAGATAAGTTGGGAGCGATTGTCACAGTGAATGACGGAAAGCCATTTGAGGAAAATCCTGCTGCTCAGTCTCTTCTTGAAGAAGGCATCAAAGTAGTAACAGGTGGTCATCCTTTGGAACTCTTGGATGAAGACTTTGAACTAATGGTCAAAAATCCTGGTATTCGTTACGACAACCCTATGGTCAAGAAAGCATTGGAAAAGGAAATCCCAGTCATCACTGAAGTTGAGTTGGCTTATTTGATTTCAGATGCTCCAATTATTGGGATTACGGGTTCTAATGGAAAAACAACAACAACGACGATGATTGCGGAAGTCTTGACTGCAGGTGGTCAAAGTGGTCTACTTTCTGGAAATATTGGTTTTCCAGCCAGTCAAGTTGCAACAACTGCAACCCAAAATGATACTCTAGTTATGGAGTTGTCTTCTTTCCAACTCATGGGTATTGAAACCTTTCACCCAGAGATTGCAGTGATTACCAACTTGATGCCAACTCACATTGATTATCATGGCTCTTTTGAAAATTATGTGGCGGCTAAATGGAACATTCAAAAAAATATGAGCAAATCTGACTTCCTCGTATTGAATTTCAACCAAACATTAGCGAAAGAGCTGGCTGCAAAGACGCAAGCGACCGTTGTACCATTTTCAACGACAGAAAAGGTAGACGGCGCTTACTTAGAGGGAAACATGTTGACCTTCCGTGGAGAGCCTGTTATGGCAGCAGATGAGCTTGGCGTTCCGGGAAGTCATAATGTTGAAAATGCCCTCGCAACTATTGCAGTTGCGAAACTGCGTGGCATTGAAAATCAAGTCATCAAAGAAACTTTGGCAGGTTTTGGCGGTGTTAAACATCGTCTCCAATATGTCGGTGAAATCAACCATGTTAAATTTTATAACGATAGCAAATCCACAAATATTCTTGCAACGCAAAAGGCTTTATCTGGTTTTGACAATAGTAAGGTCATCTTGATTGCTGGTGGACTGGACCGTGGCAATGAATTTGACGAATTGGTGCCAGATATTCAAGGATTGAAGAAAATGGTTATTCTTGGAGAATCTGCAGTACGTGTCAAGAGAGCAGCAGATAAAGCAGGTGTTAGCTATATGGATGCTGCTGATGTGAAAGATGCAACGCAAAAAGCTTTTGCTGAAGCACAAGCAGGTGACATTGTTCTTCTCAGTCCTGCAAATGCTAGCTGGGATATGTATCCGAATTTTGAAGTCCGTGGCGATGAATTTATTGCAACATTTGAAGAATTAAAGGGT
- a CDS encoding DUF3165 family protein: MFYLIFGILILLFYIFAAPQSIKGTLNVVVLVIALVAFIILLGLAVFQIFQLPSEFFVGIAMIGVAYFSLRDISKLSQKNRKVSFRSKLRNRQE; this comes from the coding sequence ATGTTTTATTTAATCTTTGGGATTCTCATTCTATTATTTTACATTTTTGCTGCTCCACAGAGCATTAAAGGGACTTTAAATGTAGTAGTTTTAGTGATTGCTCTAGTCGCTTTTATCATTTTATTAGGATTGGCAGTATTTCAGATTTTTCAATTACCGTCTGAATTTTTCGTAGGAATTGCAATGATTGGCGTAGCATATTTTTCTCTACGTGATATTTCAAAATTGTCACAAAAAAATAGAAAAGTATCGTTTCGCTCAAAACTTCGTAACAGACAAGAATAA